The following proteins are co-located in the Helicobacter acinonychis genome:
- a CDS encoding TatD family hydrolase, with protein MFIDTHCHLDHKDYENDLEEVLKESLEKGVSKCVIPGADMKDLNKAIEISEKHEGVFFAIGAHPYDADSFDESLFEAFVGHEKCVAIGECGLDYYRLPKLNERENYKNKQKEIFTKQIEFSVKHKKPLIVHIREASFDSLNLLKNYPKAFGVLHCFNADGMLLELSDRFYYGIGGVSTFKNAKRLVEILPKIPKNRLLLETDSPYLTPHPFRGTRNSPTYIPLIAQKIAEIINIETEELASLSTHNAQTLFNFP; from the coding sequence ATGTTTATTGATACGCACTGCCATCTAGACCACAAGGATTATGAAAACGATTTAGAAGAAGTGTTAAAAGAAAGCTTAGAAAAAGGCGTTTCTAAATGCGTGATTCCAGGTGCGGACATGAAAGATTTGAATAAAGCAATAGAGATTAGCGAAAAACATGAAGGCGTGTTTTTTGCCATAGGTGCTCATCCTTATGATGCGGATAGCTTTGATGAAAGCTTGTTTGAAGCGTTTGTTGGGCATGAAAAATGCGTGGCGATAGGCGAATGCGGATTGGATTACTACCGCTTGCCTAAATTGAATGAAAGAGAAAATTACAAAAACAAACAAAAAGAAATTTTTACAAAACAAATTGAATTTTCTGTCAAACACAAGAAGCCTTTGATTGTCCACATTAGAGAAGCGAGTTTTGATAGTTTGAATCTTTTAAAAAATTATCCTAAAGCTTTTGGGGTGTTGCATTGTTTTAATGCTGATGGCATGCTTTTGGAATTGAGCGATCGTTTTTATTATGGGATAGGGGGGGTTAGCACTTTTAAGAATGCTAAAAGGTTGGTAGAAATCCTCCCTAAAATCCCTAAAAACAGGCTTCTTTTAGAAACGGATTCGCCTTATTTGACCCCACACCCTTTTAGAGGCACTAGAAATAGCCCTACTTATATCCCTTTAATCGCTCAAAAAATTGCCGAAATAATTAATATAGAGACTGAAGAGCTCGCTTCTTTAAGCACGCATAACGCCCAAACGCTCTTTAACTTCCCTTAA
- the lpxE gene encoding lipid A 1-phosphatase LpxE: protein MKKFSFKQKFCESLPKSFSKTLLSFSLGLILLGIFVPFPKIPKHQSVPLVFHFTEHYARFLPTILSVAIPLIKRDVIGLFQVANASIATTLLTHTTKRVLNNVTINHRRLGERPYGGNFNMPSGHSSMVGLAVVFLMRRYSFKKYLWLLPLIPLTMLTRIYLDMHTIGAVFAGLGIGVLCVSLFTSWKKS from the coding sequence ATGAAAAAGTTCTCATTCAAACAAAAATTTTGTGAAAGCTTACCCAAAAGCTTTTCTAAAACTCTGTTGTCGTTCAGCTTGGGCTTGATTTTATTAGGTATTTTTGTCCCTTTCCCTAAAATCCCTAAACATCAAAGCGTGCCTTTAGTGTTTCATTTCACCGAGCATTATGCACGCTTCCTCCCTACGATTTTATCTGTGGCGATCCCTTTAATCAAAAGAGATGTGATAGGGCTTTTTCAAGTCGCTAACGCCTCTATCGCTACGACCCTTCTCACGCACACCACCAAAAGGGTCTTAAATAATGTAACAATCAATCATCGGCGTTTGGGCGAGCGCCCTTATGGGGGTAATTTCAACATGCCAAGCGGCCATTCGTCTATGGTGGGTTTAGCGGTAGTGTTTTTAATGCGCCGTTATTCTTTTAAAAAATATTTATGGCTCTTGCCTTTAATCCCTTTAACCATGCTCACTCGCATTTATTTAGACATGCACACCATTGGCGCAGTGTTTGCTGGGCTTGGTATTGGGGTGCTGTGCGTGAGTCTTTTCACAAGTTGGAAAAAATCCTAA
- the eptA gene encoding phosphoethanolamine--lipid A transferase EptA — MALSFHLKFLKPLTCLQASLLYSLIFGALYHFPLFVYAYTESHQISLIAIIAIALFCVNGALFLALGLISSSLMRWSAIVFSLLNSIAFYFISVYKVFLNKSMMGNALNTNTHEALGFLSVKLFIFIVIFGVLPGYIIYKIPLKASSKKACFLALLILVCIFIANALINAKTWLWFDKHAKFIGGLILPFAYSVNVFRASALKLFAPTIKPLPLFSPNHSHTFVVLVIGESARKHNYALYGYEKPTTPKLSKRLADNELTLFNATSCATYTTASLECILDSSFKNSFSTYENLPTYLTKAGIKVFWYSANDGEKNVKVTSYLKNYELIQKCPNCEAIAPYDESLLYNVPNLLKEHSNENVLLILHLAGSHGPNYDKKAPLNFMVFKPYCSSADLSSCSKESLINAYDNTIVYNDYVLDKLISMLENAKQPALMIYLSDHGESLGEGAFYLHGTPKSIAPKEQYEIPFIVYANDLFKKEHSIIQTQTPISQNTIFHSILGVFEDFKTPSIVYRPSLDLFKRKKRVK; from the coding sequence TTGGCATTATCATTTCATCTAAAGTTTTTAAAGCCCCTAACTTGTCTGCAAGCCAGTTTGCTTTATAGCCTTATTTTTGGTGCGTTGTATCATTTCCCCTTATTCGTGTATGCTTATACAGAAAGCCATCAAATAAGTCTTATAGCAATTATCGCTATCGCGCTTTTTTGCGTTAATGGCGCTCTTTTTTTGGCGTTAGGTTTGATCTCTTCTTCTTTAATGCGTTGGAGCGCGATTGTTTTTAGTTTGCTCAATTCCATCGCTTTCTATTTCATTAGCGTTTATAAGGTGTTTTTAAATAAAAGCATGATGGGTAATGCCTTAAACACCAACACGCATGAAGCTTTAGGTTTTTTAAGCGTTAAATTATTCATTTTTATCGTTATTTTTGGGGTGTTGCCTGGCTATATCATCTATAAAATCCCCCTTAAAGCCTCTTCTAAAAAAGCGTGCTTTTTAGCCCTTTTAATATTGGTTTGCATCTTTATCGCTAACGCTTTGATCAACGCTAAAACCTGGCTATGGTTTGACAAGCATGCGAAATTTATAGGAGGTTTAATCCTACCCTTTGCTTATAGCGTGAATGTTTTTAGAGCGAGCGCTCTTAAACTTTTCGCCCCCACTATCAAGCCGCTCCCTCTTTTTTCCCCCAACCATTCTCATACATTTGTAGTGCTTGTCATAGGCGAAAGCGCTAGGAAGCATAATTACGCCCTTTATGGCTATGAAAAACCCACCACCCCAAAATTAAGCAAACGATTAGCCGATAATGAACTCACTCTTTTTAACGCCACTTCTTGTGCCACTTACACGACAGCGAGTTTAGAATGCATTTTAGATTCTTCTTTTAAAAATAGCTTTAGCACCTATGAAAACTTACCCACTTACTTGACTAAAGCCGGTATCAAAGTCTTTTGGTATAGTGCTAATGATGGCGAAAAGAATGTTAAGGTTACGAGCTACCTTAAAAACTATGAATTGATTCAAAAATGCCCTAATTGTGAAGCTATCGCCCCTTATGATGAATCCTTGCTCTATAATGTGCCTAACCTTTTAAAAGAGCACTCTAACGAAAATGTCTTACTCATCTTGCACCTTGCCGGATCGCATGGCCCAAACTATGACAAAAAAGCACCTTTAAATTTTATGGTGTTTAAGCCTTATTGCTCAAGTGCTGACTTGTCTTCTTGCTCCAAAGAAAGTTTGATTAACGCCTATGACAACACCATTGTTTATAACGACTATGTGTTAGACAAGCTCATTAGCATGCTTGAAAACGCCAAACAACCTGCCTTAATGATTTATTTGAGCGATCATGGCGAGAGTTTGGGCGAAGGAGCGTTCTATTTGCATGGCACTCCTAAAAGCATCGCCCCTAAAGAGCAATACGAGATCCCCTTTATCGTTTATGCTAACGATCTTTTTAAGAAAGAGCATTCCATCATCCAAACCCAAACCCCAATCAGCCAAAATACCATTTTCCATAGCATTTTAGGGGTGTTTGAAGATTTTAAAACCCCTAGCATTGTTTATCGCCCTTCTTTAGATTTATTTAAGCGCAAAAAAAGAGTAAAATAA
- the metI gene encoding methionine ABC transporter permease MetI, whose product MIAQMLIQATLETLYMVFVASFLAVVFGLPLGVLLLVSKKGHLLNKPLLHKILDTSINMTRSFPFIILIILLLPLSRFLIGTSIGSSASIIPLAISAIPFVAKLFENSLMEVEHGKIETTLSLGASHLGVIKMMLLESLPSLVNNITITLISLIGYSAMAGALGAGGLGDLAIRIGYQSYRGDVLFYAVVVIIVLVQIIQSAGDYLVKRLRRHKY is encoded by the coding sequence ATGATTGCTCAAATGCTAATTCAAGCCACGCTAGAAACGCTTTATATGGTGTTTGTGGCGAGTTTTTTGGCTGTTGTTTTTGGCTTGCCTTTAGGGGTTTTATTGTTAGTGAGTAAAAAAGGGCATTTGTTAAACAAGCCCCTTTTGCATAAAATTTTAGACACTTCTATCAACATGACTCGCTCTTTCCCTTTTATCATTTTGATTATTTTGCTTTTGCCTTTATCGCGCTTTTTGATTGGCACAAGCATTGGCTCAAGTGCGAGCATTATCCCACTAGCCATTTCAGCCATTCCTTTTGTCGCAAAGCTTTTTGAAAATTCTTTGATGGAAGTAGAGCATGGCAAGATTGAAACCACTTTAAGCTTGGGAGCGTCTCATTTAGGAGTTATTAAAATGATGCTTTTAGAGAGCCTACCCTCTTTAGTGAATAATATCACTATTACTTTAATTTCTTTAATAGGTTATTCAGCTATGGCAGGAGCTTTAGGAGCTGGTGGATTAGGGGATTTAGCCATTAGGATTGGTTATCAAAGTTATAGGGGCGATGTGCTTTTTTATGCGGTAGTCGTCATTATCGTTTTAGTGCAAATCATTCAAAGCGCTGGGGATTATTTGGTAAAACGCTTGAGAAGGCATAAGTATTAG
- a CDS encoding FlhB-like flagellar biosynthesis protein — protein MNKTIKAAALAYNMGQDHAPKVIASGVGEVAKRIIQKAKEYDIALFSNPMLVDSLLKVELDSVIPEELYESVVQVFLWLNSVENDAQMSK, from the coding sequence ATGAATAAAACCATAAAAGCCGCCGCTCTAGCTTATAACATGGGGCAAGATCATGCCCCAAAAGTGATCGCAAGTGGGGTGGGCGAAGTGGCAAAAAGGATCATTCAAAAAGCTAAAGAATACGATATAGCGCTCTTTTCTAACCCCATGCTAGTGGATTCGCTTTTAAAGGTGGAATTAGACAGCGTGATACCTGAAGAATTGTATGAAAGCGTGGTGCAAGTGTTTTTGTGGCTCAATAGCGTAGAAAATGATGCACAAATGTCTAAGTGA
- the cheV1 gene encoding chemotaxis protein CheV1, producing MADSLANIDQVTSLHKNNELQLLCFRLGKNKDLYAVNVFKIREVVKYHGNLTIISHENNSLVEGLIIIRELTIPLIDMKKWFYYDSQNKNKDLRPYKIEKDKGEDDIIMICEFSRWTIGVRIYEADRILSKKWTEMEQSSGLGGSTGNNKLVSRTRYFDGRLVQVVDIEKMLIDVFPWIEEEKHSDLEMLSKIHSNQCVLLADDSPSVLKTMQMILDKLGVKHIDFINGKTLLEHLFSPTTNISNIGLIITDLEMPEASGFEVIKQVKNNPLTSKIPIVVNSSMSGSSNEDMARSLKADDFISKSNPKDIQRVVKQFLELA from the coding sequence ATGGCTGATAGTTTAGCGAACATTGATCAAGTTACGAGCTTGCATAAAAATAACGAGTTGCAATTGTTGTGTTTTAGGTTGGGTAAAAACAAGGATTTGTATGCGGTCAATGTCTTTAAGATCCGTGAAGTGGTGAAATACCATGGCAATCTCACTATCATTAGCCACGAAAACAATTCGCTAGTTGAAGGGCTAATCATTATAAGAGAGCTCACTATTCCTTTGATTGATATGAAAAAATGGTTTTATTATGACAGCCAAAACAAAAACAAGGATTTACGCCCTTATAAAATAGAAAAAGACAAGGGCGAAGACGACATCATTATGATTTGTGAATTTTCCCGTTGGACTATAGGGGTTAGGATCTATGAAGCGGATAGGATCTTAAGCAAGAAATGGACTGAAATGGAGCAAAGCTCTGGATTAGGGGGATCTACAGGCAATAACAAGCTCGTGAGCCGCACGCGCTATTTTGATGGGCGTTTGGTGCAAGTGGTGGATATTGAAAAAATGCTTATAGATGTGTTCCCTTGGATTGAAGAAGAAAAACACAGCGATTTAGAAATGCTCTCTAAAATCCATTCTAACCAGTGCGTTCTCCTTGCTGATGACTCCCCAAGCGTTTTAAAAACCATGCAAATGATTTTAGACAAATTAGGGGTCAAGCACATAGACTTTATTAATGGCAAAACCTTATTGGAGCATTTATTCAGCCCAACAACAAATATCAGTAACATTGGTCTTATTATCACCGATTTAGAAATGCCAGAAGCGAGCGGTTTTGAAGTGATCAAGCAGGTTAAAAACAACCCTTTGACTTCAAAAATCCCTATCGTGGTCAATTCTTCTATGAGCGGTAGCTCTAATGAAGACATGGCTAGGAGTTTAAAGGCGGATGATTTCATCTCTAAATCTAACCCCAAAGACATACAGCGAGTGGTTAAGCAATTTTTGGAATTAGCATGA
- the ribE gene encoding riboflavin synthase has protein sequence MFSGLIHKIAKVKSFKNNVLSIESDLSPKLGDSIAINGACLTAIESSKTHFSVELSQKTQNSVALENYKDLVHIEPALKANARLDGHFVQGHIDAIGVVEKIIHNANQVDFFISASKETLLLCVEQGSIAIDGVSLTLSKVEEKGFWLTIISYTLENTLFKTYKLKRRVNIETDLLVRSVASILKKTRGFEKNVSWNEADALTLGY, from the coding sequence ATGTTTAGTGGGTTAATCCATAAAATAGCTAAAGTGAAAAGTTTTAAAAACAATGTTTTAAGTATAGAAAGCGATCTTAGTCCCAAGCTTGGCGATAGCATTGCGATTAATGGGGCGTGTTTGACCGCCATAGAAAGTTCAAAAACGCATTTTAGCGTGGAATTGAGCCAAAAAACCCAAAACAGCGTGGCGTTAGAAAATTACAAGGATTTAGTCCATATTGAGCCGGCCCTAAAAGCGAACGCTAGGTTAGATGGGCATTTTGTGCAAGGGCATATTGATGCGATAGGGGTAGTTGAAAAAATCATTCACAACGCTAACCAAGTGGATTTTTTTATCAGCGCTTCTAAAGAAACGCTTTTATTGTGTGTTGAGCAAGGCTCTATTGCGATTGATGGGGTGAGTTTGACCTTGAGCAAGGTGGAAGAAAAAGGGTTTTGGCTAACGATCATTTCTTACACTTTAGAAAACACCCTTTTTAAGACTTATAAACTCAAAAGGCGCGTGAATATTGAAACCGATTTGTTAGTCCGTAGCGTTGCGTCTATTTTAAAAAAAACAAGAGGGTTTGAAAAAAATGTTTCTTGGAATGAAGCCGACGCCTTGACTTTAGGGTATTAG
- a CDS encoding lytic transglycosylase domain-containing protein, producing the protein MKYFNTKWLFFLMTHWLLLASLSQAKIAFESSIDTKALEAFGVNASFLSQMPSVLKKMNEEEEWRRLVKRFDANYQFIPIIKNMLREASVPQEFLFLAMAESHFSTRAYSRKRAVGIWQFMPSTAKELHLKVNHYIDERRDPIKSTKAAIVYLKQLYKQTGEWYLVAMAYNYGLRKVQNAIKAAGTSDIKILLDEDKKYLPKETRDYIRSILSLALKFNNLDNLKNKEYLLNRGARVSLVGVPFKRHISLVQVAKSLNLSLETLKSYNHQFRYNVLPSKDPTYTIYIPYEKLALFKQHQFKQHKSAQTKSPFITHVVLPKETLFSIAKRYHVSISSIQLANNLKDSNIFTRQRLLIPANKKLIAIREF; encoded by the coding sequence ATGAAATATTTTAATACAAAATGGCTGTTTTTTTTAATGACTCATTGGCTTTTATTGGCTTCTTTGAGCCAAGCTAAGATCGCTTTTGAATCTAGTATTGACACCAAAGCGTTAGAAGCTTTTGGGGTTAATGCGAGCTTTTTATCCCAAATGCCAAGCGTTTTAAAAAAAATGAATGAAGAAGAGGAATGGCGGAGGTTGGTCAAAAGGTTTGATGCGAATTACCAATTTATCCCCATCATAAAAAACATGTTAAGAGAAGCGAGCGTCCCACAGGAATTCTTGTTTTTAGCGATGGCAGAGTCTCACTTTTCAACAAGGGCTTATAGCAGGAAAAGAGCAGTGGGGATTTGGCAGTTCATGCCAAGCACGGCGAAAGAATTGCACCTTAAAGTCAATCATTACATTGACGAAAGAAGAGATCCCATTAAAAGCACCAAAGCGGCTATCGTTTATTTAAAACAGTTATACAAGCAAACTGGAGAGTGGTATTTGGTCGCTATGGCGTATAATTACGGCTTACGAAAGGTTCAAAACGCCATTAAAGCCGCCGGCACTTCGGATATTAAGATCTTGCTTGATGAGGATAAAAAATACCTCCCCAAAGAAACGAGGGATTATATCCGCTCCATTTTAAGCCTAGCGTTAAAATTCAACAACCTAGACAATCTCAAAAACAAAGAGTATTTGCTCAATCGTGGGGCGAGGGTGAGTTTGGTTGGCGTTCCGTTTAAAAGGCATATCTCTTTAGTCCAAGTCGCCAAAAGTTTAAACTTGAGTTTAGAGACCCTAAAATCTTACAACCACCAATTCCGCTACAATGTTTTGCCCTCTAAAGATCCCACTTACACCATCTATATCCCTTATGAAAAACTCGCTCTTTTCAAACAACACCAGTTTAAGCAGCATAAAAGTGCTCAAACCAAAAGCCCTTTTATCACCCATGTCGTCTTGCCTAAAGAAACCCTATTTTCTATTGCTAAACGCTACCATGTCAGCATTTCAAGCATCCAATTAGCCAACAATCTTAAAGATTCCAATATCTTTACCCGCCAACGCTTGCTCATCCCTGCCAATAAAAAACTCATCGCTATAAGGGAATTTTAA
- a CDS encoding methionine ABC transporter ATP-binding protein — protein sequence MVVELKNIEKIYENGFHALKGVDLELKKGDILGVIGYSGAGKSTLIRLINCLERPSSGEVLVNGVNLLQLKPKELQKARQKIGMIFQHFNLLSAKNVFENVAFALEIAQWEKNKIKSRVHELLELVGLEDKMHFYPKQLSGGQKQRVAIARSLANYPNLLLCDEATSALDSKTTHSILTLLRDIQKKLDLSVVFITHEIEVVKELCNQMCVISNGKIVERGLVEEIFANPKHAVTKELIGIKNEHADKKSQNVYRIVFLGEHLDEPIISNLIRRFKIDVSIISGNIEELTTKDIGYLVVRFLGSIAETQRALEYLNALGLQVEKLKD from the coding sequence ATGGTAGTAGAATTAAAAAATATTGAAAAGATTTATGAAAATGGGTTTCATGCTTTAAAGGGCGTGGATTTAGAGTTAAAAAAAGGCGATATTTTAGGTGTGATAGGCTATTCAGGGGCAGGGAAATCCACGCTCATTCGCTTGATTAATTGTTTGGAGCGCCCCAGTTCTGGCGAAGTGTTAGTCAATGGGGTTAATTTATTGCAATTAAAGCCTAAAGAATTGCAAAAAGCGCGCCAAAAAATAGGCATGATTTTCCAGCATTTCAATTTATTGAGCGCTAAAAATGTGTTTGAAAATGTTGCTTTCGCCCTAGAAATCGCCCAATGGGAAAAAAATAAGATTAAATCTAGGGTGCATGAATTATTGGAATTAGTGGGGCTAGAAGATAAAATGCATTTTTATCCTAAACAGCTAAGCGGTGGGCAAAAACAGCGCGTGGCTATTGCTAGGAGTTTAGCGAATTACCCTAATTTGTTGCTTTGCGATGAAGCCACATCAGCCCTTGATTCTAAAACCACGCATTCTATTTTAACGCTTTTAAGAGATATTCAAAAAAAGCTTGATTTGAGCGTTGTTTTCATCACGCACGAAATTGAAGTGGTTAAAGAGCTGTGCAATCAAATGTGTGTGATAAGCAACGGCAAAATTGTAGAAAGAGGTTTGGTGGAAGAAATTTTTGCTAACCCTAAACATGCCGTCACTAAAGAATTGATTGGTATTAAAAACGAGCATGCAGATAAGAAATCGCAGAATGTTTATCGTATCGTGTTTTTAGGGGAGCATTTAGATGAGCCGATCATTTCTAATTTAATCAGGCGTTTTAAAATAGATGTGAGCATTATTTCGGGCAATATTGAAGAGCTTACGACCAAAGATATAGGGTATTTAGTGGTGCGGTTTTTAGGTAGCATTGCGGAAACGCAAAGGGCTTTAGAGTATTTAAACGCTTTAGGCTTGCAAGTGGAAAAATTAAAGGATTAA
- the nspC gene encoding carboxynorspermidine decarboxylase: protein MKQYSAIPTPCYVLESERLEKNANILEIVHQQSGAKILLALKGYAFWREFGILRKKLNGCCASGLYEAKLAFEEFGGRESQKEICVYSPAFKEAEINAILPLATSIIFNSFYQYTTYKDRILEKNKQLENLGLSPIKMGLRINPLYSEVTPAIYNPCSKASRLGIVPSEFEKGVKEHGLEGVNGLHFHTHCEQNADALCRTLEHVERHFKPYLEGMEWVNFGGGHHITRSDYDVDLLIQTIKDFKERYCNIEVILEPGEAIGWQCGFLLASVIDIIKNDQEIAILDTSFSAHMPDCLEMPYRPSILKISIENDGELIEVEKGENQGAFSYFLGGPTCLAGDFMGSFSFDTPLKRGDKILFKDMLHYTIVKNNSFNGIPLPSLAKIDEQGFKILKNFSYEDYKNRN from the coding sequence ATGAAACAATACAGTGCTATCCCCACCCCTTGCTATGTGCTAGAGAGCGAACGCTTAGAAAAAAACGCCAACATCTTAGAGATTGTGCACCAACAAAGTGGGGCAAAAATTTTGCTCGCTTTAAAAGGGTATGCGTTTTGGCGCGAGTTTGGAATTTTAAGGAAAAAATTGAATGGGTGTTGTGCGAGCGGTCTTTATGAAGCCAAGCTCGCTTTTGAAGAATTTGGGGGGCGAGAGAGTCAGAAAGAAATTTGCGTTTATAGCCCAGCCTTTAAGGAGGCTGAAATCAATGCCATTTTACCCCTAGCCACAAGCATTATTTTTAACTCTTTTTATCAATATACCACCTACAAAGACAGGATTTTAGAGAAAAACAAACAATTAGAAAACTTAGGCTTAAGCCCCATTAAAATGGGTTTAAGGATCAACCCCCTTTATAGTGAAGTAACCCCAGCGATTTATAACCCATGCTCTAAAGCAAGCCGGTTAGGGATTGTGCCTAGCGAATTTGAAAAAGGGGTCAAAGAGCATGGTTTAGAAGGGGTGAATGGGTTGCATTTCCATACGCATTGTGAGCAAAATGCTGATGCTTTGTGTAGGACTTTAGAGCATGTAGAAAGGCATTTCAAGCCTTATTTAGAGGGCATGGAGTGGGTGAATTTTGGTGGAGGGCATCATATCACTAGAAGCGATTATGATGTGGATTTGCTCATTCAAACGATCAAAGATTTTAAAGAACGCTACTGCAACATAGAAGTGATTTTAGAGCCTGGGGAAGCCATAGGGTGGCAATGCGGGTTTTTGCTCGCAAGCGTGATAGACATCATTAAAAACGACCAAGAAATTGCGATTTTAGACACTTCTTTTAGCGCTCACATGCCCGATTGCTTAGAGATGCCTTATCGCCCTAGCATTCTTAAAATCTCCATAGAAAACGATGGAGAGCTTATTGAAGTTGAAAAGGGCGAAAATCAAGGGGCGTTTTCTTACTTTTTGGGCGGTCCTACTTGTTTGGCGGGGGATTTTATGGGGAGCTTTAGTTTTGATACGCCTTTAAAAAGGGGCGATAAAATCTTATTTAAAGACATGCTCCATTATACGATCGTTAAAAACAATTCGTTTAACGGCATTCCGCTCCCAAGCCTAGCTAAAATAGACGAACAAGGTTTCAAAATCCTTAAAAACTTTTCTTATGAAGATTATAAAAACAGGAATTAG
- a CDS encoding COG3014 family protein — translation MQIPKRAILKSFTLLMGVIVGLCLSGCIGYRANLAHFNTLYYEESPKQAYEFSKQFTKKKKNALLWDLQNGLSALYAGDYKTSLEVLDKAEDRFDKTQNAFLKGVSYVGATIINDNVRAYGGNIYESVLINYYKAIDYMLLNDSANARVQFNRANERQRRAKEFYYKEVQKAIKEMDTSKKHNVNMERSREKVGELLSNTYSNLDKYHAYQGLINPAVSYLSGLFYALDGDKNKGLGYLNEAYGITQSSFVAKDLLYFKNPNKSHFTWIIIEDGKEPQKSEFKIDVPIVMIDSVYNASLAFPKLEKGEAFYRNFTLEEKNKTTPFETLSLIDAVVASEFRKQLPYIITRAILSATLKVGLQAIANYYLGFFGGLITSLYSGISTFADTRNTSIFAHKFYVMRIDNKAFEHYKVKADSTEAFSFSLKPCKKSLESPEVIDAKELLSGFVAAPKVFCSNRHNILYVRSFKNGFILKQLE, via the coding sequence ATGCAAATTCCAAAAAGGGCTATATTGAAATCATTCACTTTATTGATGGGGGTTATTGTAGGTTTATGCTTAAGCGGTTGCATTGGTTATCGTGCGAATTTAGCCCATTTTAACACGCTCTATTATGAAGAAAGCCCTAAACAAGCTTATGAATTTTCCAAACAATTCACCAAGAAAAAAAAGAACGCTCTTTTATGGGATTTGCAAAATGGCTTGAGTGCTTTGTATGCAGGGGATTATAAGACTTCTTTAGAGGTGCTAGACAAGGCTGAAGATCGCTTTGATAAGACGCAGAACGCTTTTTTAAAGGGGGTTAGTTATGTGGGCGCTACCATTATTAATGATAATGTGCGTGCTTATGGTGGGAATATCTATGAAAGCGTTTTGATCAACTACTATAAAGCCATAGATTACATGCTTTTAAACGACAGTGCGAACGCTAGGGTGCAATTCAATCGCGCGAACGAGCGCCAACGCAGGGCTAAAGAATTTTATTATAAAGAAGTCCAAAAAGCCATCAAAGAAATGGACACTAGCAAAAAACACAATGTCAATATGGAACGCTCTAGGGAAAAAGTGGGCGAGCTTTTAAGTAATACCTACTCCAATTTAGACAAATACCACGCCTATCAGGGCTTAATCAATCCGGCAGTTTCCTATCTTTCAGGGTTGTTTTACGCTTTAGATGGGGATAAAAATAAGGGGCTAGGCTATCTTAACGAAGCTTATGGAATCACTCAAAGCTCTTTTGTGGCTAAAGACTTGCTCTATTTTAAAAACCCTAATAAAAGCCATTTCACTTGGATCATCATTGAAGATGGCAAAGAGCCGCAAAAAAGCGAATTCAAAATCGATGTGCCTATTGTCATGATTGATTCGGTTTATAATGCGAGTCTGGCTTTCCCAAAGTTGGAAAAAGGGGAAGCGTTTTATCGTAATTTCACCCTTGAAGAGAAAAATAAAACGACACCCTTTGAAACGCTATCTTTAATAGATGCAGTGGTTGCGAGCGAGTTTAGGAAGCAATTGCCCTATATCATCACCAGAGCCATTTTATCTGCCACTCTTAAGGTGGGTTTGCAAGCGATTGCAAATTATTATTTAGGGTTTTTTGGGGGGTTAATCACTTCATTGTATTCAGGCATAAGCACCTTTGCAGACACGAGAAACACGAGCATTTTTGCACATAAATTCTATGTTATGCGTATCGACAACAAGGCTTTTGAACATTATAAAGTCAAAGCCGACTCCACCGAGGCGTTTTCGTTTTCTTTAAAACCTTGCAAAAAATCGCTTGAAAGCCCTGAAGTCATTGACGCTAAAGAATTGCTTTCAGGGTTTGTGGCAGCCCCAAAAGTCTTTTGTTCTAACCGCCATAATATTTTATATGTGCGCAGTTTTAAAAACGGGTTTATTTTAAAGCAGTTGGAATAA